One window from the genome of Vibrio sp. VB16 encodes:
- a CDS encoding ABC transporter ATP-binding protein, with the protein MYKFFEGLTKAFPEEEPQQPPTGVFAFCRHYTRGFEKPLLLMASLSTIVAIIEVSLFGFMGELVDLLSTSNPDTFLEENSSTLWAVGLVLLVVMPILVTIYSLTIHQSLLGNYPMSIRWMAHRYLLKQSLSFYQDDFAGRVATKVMQTSLAVRETVMKTADVFVYVIVYFTSIVVMLAQADWRLMLPMLVWLAAYICIQFYFVPKLKSVASEQADARSTMTGRIVDSYTNIATIKLFSHSKRETKYAEEGMDGFLDTVYRQMRLVTGFNICVEIANYFLVFSIAAISIFLWMENAITIGAIAIAISLALRINGMSMWIMWEVGALFENMGTVVDGISTLSKPIDIEDNKDAKPLEVDKGGIQFDNVSFHYGEKDKGVINHLNLNIKPGEKVGLVGRSGAGKSTLVNLLLRFHDVEGGQIKIDGQVISEVTQDSLRANIGMVTQDTSLLHRSIRENILYGKPDASEEAMLKATIQAQAHEFIDTLTDPHGNSGYDAQVGERGVKLSGGQRQRVAISRVLLKDAPLLILDEATSALDSEVEAAIQESLIELMQGKTVIAIAHRLSTIAAMDRLIVLDKGQIVEQGSHQELIQGNGIYAQLWAHQTGGFIGKEENPDKPE; encoded by the coding sequence ATGTATAAGTTTTTTGAAGGGCTAACAAAAGCCTTCCCAGAAGAAGAACCACAACAACCACCAACCGGTGTTTTTGCTTTTTGTCGGCACTATACTCGTGGTTTCGAAAAACCGCTGCTATTAATGGCGTCACTCAGTACCATTGTTGCCATTATTGAAGTTTCACTTTTTGGATTTATGGGTGAACTCGTCGATTTGCTCTCGACCAGTAACCCAGACACCTTTCTTGAAGAGAATAGCAGCACACTTTGGGCAGTTGGTTTAGTGTTACTGGTTGTGATGCCAATACTCGTTACCATCTACTCACTGACGATCCATCAGAGCCTGCTTGGAAACTATCCAATGTCTATTCGTTGGATGGCGCACCGATACTTATTAAAACAAAGCCTCTCATTTTATCAAGACGATTTTGCAGGACGTGTCGCCACAAAAGTGATGCAAACTTCCCTTGCGGTGCGAGAAACCGTGATGAAAACCGCGGATGTTTTTGTCTATGTTATCGTTTATTTTACCTCTATTGTGGTCATGTTGGCTCAAGCCGATTGGCGATTAATGTTACCTATGTTGGTTTGGTTAGCCGCCTATATTTGCATTCAGTTTTACTTTGTTCCAAAACTCAAATCCGTCGCTTCCGAACAGGCCGATGCCCGTTCTACCATGACGGGTAGAATTGTGGACAGTTATACCAATATTGCAACGATCAAACTATTTTCTCACAGTAAACGAGAAACCAAATACGCAGAAGAGGGCATGGACGGTTTCTTGGATACGGTCTATCGACAAATGCGCTTAGTGACAGGCTTCAATATCTGTGTAGAGATTGCCAACTATTTCTTAGTATTTTCGATCGCCGCGATTTCTATTTTTCTTTGGATGGAAAACGCGATCACCATTGGCGCAATTGCCATCGCGATCAGTTTGGCCTTACGGATAAACGGCATGTCGATGTGGATAATGTGGGAAGTCGGTGCGTTATTTGAAAACATGGGCACCGTGGTAGACGGCATTTCCACGCTTTCAAAACCCATTGATATAGAAGACAACAAAGATGCAAAACCTCTTGAAGTTGATAAGGGTGGCATTCAATTTGATAACGTAAGCTTCCATTACGGTGAAAAAGATAAAGGGGTTATCAACCACCTGAATCTGAATATAAAGCCGGGCGAAAAAGTTGGATTAGTTGGTCGCTCTGGCGCAGGGAAATCAACACTAGTTAACCTTTTGTTACGCTTCCATGATGTGGAAGGTGGACAAATAAAGATCGATGGTCAAGTCATATCAGAGGTTACCCAAGACTCTTTACGTGCCAATATTGGCATGGTAACCCAAGACACCTCATTGCTGCACCGCTCTATCAGAGAAAATATACTCTATGGCAAACCGGATGCGAGCGAAGAAGCGATGCTAAAAGCCACCATTCAAGCGCAGGCTCATGAGTTTATCGACACCCTAACGGATCCGCATGGAAACAGCGGGTACGATGCTCAAGTTGGTGAGCGAGGTGTTAAGCTATCTGGTGGTCAACGCCAGCGAGTAGCGATTTCGCGAGTCCTTCTAAAAGATGCACCATTGCTTATTTTGGATGAAGCCACTTCAGCACTAGACTCAGAAGTAGAAGCGGCAATACAAGAAAGCCTGATCGAACTAATGCAAGGTAAAACCGTCATTGCCATAGCACACCGCCTTTCTACCATCGCAGCAATGGATAGGCTAATCGTATTAGATAAAGGACAAATCGTTGAACA